A stretch of DNA from Pseudopipra pipra isolate bDixPip1 chromosome 1, bDixPip1.hap1, whole genome shotgun sequence:
ACCCTACCCTTGGCTGAGGACTGTGCCCCACACTACCCACACATATCACAAGACAGCAAGTTTACAAAAGCAGTACCAGGCACAGTGTATAGTAAACCAGGCTTTATTTCTCTCACAGTACAGTGGGACTGAAGTTAAGACCACTCTGTGGCAGTGCCAACCCACTCAGTAGCCTGGGCCGTGGGAGCTGCTGACCAATCTTCAGTGGCAGGCTGGGCGCTCCAGTCCTCTGTAACCACAAAGACAACACCACTTAAATGCaccccagctcttcccactcACAAAACATCCCCCCCTTCCCACAGACACCCCTCAAACTGACCTGTGGGGAACTGCTGGATGGGCACAGACGGGACTTGCACTCCCTCAGACCAGTCTGCAACCTCAGGCTGAGGAGGAGCAGTGAATTCAGGTGCTGGGGCCGTCCATTCGGTCTGGAACTCCTCCTTCGTGACTGCTTTCTCGGCAGCAGCTTGCTCCTCCTTTTCAATCTGCAATGGAAGAGCCCAGCCTGAGTCTCCCAGGAACACATCACCACACCTACTATCACACACCAGACAGCAGGCACTAACAGGCAATACAATTAACCAACCACCACATTGAAGTGTGAAGTGCAGTTATTATTTTGGCAAAAGCCATCCTCAACAGCCAGCACACGGGACAACGGGGTTGGAGCACAAGCAAAACATCTCAGAGACACACTTCCTGCCATGGGGCTCCTACCTCCTCAGGATCTCTGTAGAAGTACAAATCAGGCATGACTTCCCATGGGTGCTCACGGGAGATGGTGCCACGCATGCGCAGGACCTCCCGAGCCAGCATCCACCACATCAGACCCACTGAGTGGGCTCCCTGGAACAGAAGAAAGTAGGTGAGAGTTTCTGTAAAGCTAAACCTttgaagaaagagcaaaagaCTTATTTGTACCCAATCCAAGGTTCTTGTGTGGCAAAAGAAAGACATTACTTGCCCATACCCAGACTTGTATACTTagacacaaaaaaaaggcaacttttCACATTCCCAGTGACACTTTCAGGTCTCAGCAGCAATTCCAGTGCATGTCAGTCACCAACATGTGAGTCTGTTTTATACAACATAGCCCAAGGTAAATCTCTTGCTATGGAGTTTCATACTAGTCACTATCCCACGTGAATCTCGTCAAAAAGACAGGGATTATGCTCATCACATATGCTAGaatgaagaaactgaaaacttGATGAAATAAGCAAAGCTTACACACATGCTCAGATGTAGCTTACATTAGTTTTGGTGACTGACATCTAGATAAGAGTTTAAAGAAGCTTCTCATTTTCCTAGACTTTACCTTTCAGGTGATTTCTGACAAGGTAATGTTTCAGAGCAGTTCCTTCATCAGTTCACTTTATCTTTCATTCATATTCATAATCTGTGGCAAGAAAAACTATCAAACCCCACTCACTGGGCCACAAAGACCCTCATGGCATCAGTGAAATATCTTGCCAGGTTACTATAGCACACGTCCTACACTTGAGAGTTCCTTGGCCAGAAATCAGCCTCAGCTCCAAGCTCCAACTGTGTGCAGTTTatttcctcctccccacccGCCTGCCAGTTTGGAAGAGACAATTATTAGCTTGTTCCCCTGGGAGACACACAAGATACAAGCCAGCTCTCCCTTGCAGAAAGCATCCATCTTGCAAACACGGGGCATGCTACGGAAGAAGCTGCTTGGAATGTTACAACAAAGCCATTACCTTGTTATTGCAGGGAATAGCAATATCCACATAGCGCAGCGGGGAGTCGGTGTTGCACAGCGCGATGGTGGGGATGTTGACATAAGACGCCTCTGTCAGGGGCTGATGGTCAGCCCGGGGGTCCGTGACAACCAGGAGTCGTGGCTCACGGAAAGCCGCTTGGATCTGATTGGTGAAGGTACCGGGGGTGAAACGTCCGGCAATAGGAGTAGCCCCCGTGGCAGCAGCAAACTTCAGAACAGCACGCTGCAAAATGGACCACAGCAACGGTGAAGCTGGAAAACCGCATTTCAACCAACTCACCCAGGCACTGTCAGTGAACACGCACAGAATTTAACTGAACTACTTGTTTCAGTACTTGTGAAATCAGGGCTCATCATCTCAGAAGGAGAcaaaaatgcttctgaaaataGCTACACCATGAGTTTAAAATGTCATATCCACCAGTAAAGCAGGAAGTCAGGATACAGAAAACACCCTTCTCTTCCCCTAAAGTAATTTGCAAGCTCTACTCTGAATTCTCATAATCAAATCATGAAAGGGGGATAAAATAAACAGCTTATTACAAAAGCAAGACAATTTTCTTGTGTTATCTCTACATCCTTTCATTATCCAGTAGCATGACTTCAGGAACTACAGGAAGAACTTAACAGTAAATACACGCAAACTGTGGATGTGTCCACTAAAATTCCAGCTGGCAGTTCTTATCCACTTGCAACAGTTTTCAACTTCTCAGGCATGTGGCAGGGCCCTACCATCGAACTCCAACCCTAGAGGGAGCCCTCTCCTGGCATTAGCAAAAACCCTGCCATCCATTGCTGTCGCACACCTCCGACACTTGAGAGCTCACCGGCCAGAAACTGACCTCAGCATCAAGCTTTAACAGTGTGCAAGTCAACCCCCAGGAACCCAGGCTTTTCCTTCATAAATCCACCCTGTGCCACTCACAATCTCCCTGTTTGTGGCCCCAACTGCGTTAGCCCAAAGAAACTAATCTCACAAACTCCAGTGATTAATAAGTTTTATTTAAAGGCTGTTGTTATCTTCTACAAGAAACATTTCTTGCTATAACGCTACAgacaaaaattacaaatatacCAGTTACTGTATCTTGCTCaataacagagaaaattatttctttgaaaactcTTCTATCAGGTCCCAAAGGAGGACGTAGAAGACAAATAAGTTACCAAACACTCTGAAACTACAGAAATGGGGAGTGGGTTTCAACTGATCTGTTTTAAGCTGCAAATGTAACACAAGAAACACGTTTCCCAAAGTGTTCCTAAAGTTAAAATTGGTGTTACTGCCTTTTATCACCAAGCTGCCGCTGGCAGGCAATGATGCATAACAAGACTGTCTTGCTACTGAGATTGCAGGCCTCATGATTAACAAATGCCCATACCTGTCCAGTATTCCTAGAGGAAATGACGCTCACATCAGCTGGGTTCTCAATGGCAACAATGGCACGAGCTGCCAGGAGGAGCTTTT
This window harbors:
- the RPSA gene encoding small ribosomal subunit protein uS2, which codes for MSGGLDVLQMKEEDVLKFLAAGTHLGGTNLDFQMEQYIYKRKSDGIYIINLKRTWEKLLLAARAIVAIENPADVSVISSRNTGQRAVLKFAAATGATPIAGRFTPGTFTNQIQAAFREPRLLVVTDPRADHQPLTEASYVNIPTIALCNTDSPLRYVDIAIPCNNKGAHSVGLMWWMLAREVLRMRGTISREHPWEVMPDLYFYRDPEEIEKEEQAAAEKAVTKEEFQTEWTAPAPEFTAPPQPEVADWSEGVQVPSVPIQQFPTEDWSAQPATEDWSAAPTAQATEWVGTATEWS